Proteins from a single region of Belliella baltica DSM 15883:
- the rimM gene encoding ribosome maturation factor RimM (Essential for efficient processing of 16S rRNA), which translates to MNKDNCFQLGYISKVHGLHGGVTVVLDVDYPEEYEDLKHVFIDQKSRLVPYFLEYFDLQPNNKALAKFEDHDTMDDAEKLVGSELYLPLTALAELDEDQYYFHELIGYEVIDENLGVIGEIKIIYDLQTQDLIGVDYKEKEVLIPIQDGIIQKVDKAEKKVFCLLPDGLLDIYLED; encoded by the coding sequence ATGAACAAAGACAATTGCTTTCAATTGGGCTATATTTCTAAAGTTCATGGACTCCATGGTGGTGTTACTGTAGTATTGGATGTGGATTATCCAGAAGAATATGAAGACTTAAAACATGTCTTTATTGATCAAAAATCCAGACTTGTTCCTTATTTTCTTGAGTATTTTGATTTGCAACCCAACAATAAGGCGCTTGCAAAATTTGAAGATCATGATACCATGGACGATGCTGAAAAACTTGTTGGATCGGAATTATACCTTCCATTGACAGCATTAGCAGAATTGGACGAGGATCAGTACTACTTCCATGAATTGATAGGATATGAAGTCATAGATGAAAATCTCGGAGTAATCGGAGAGATCAAAATTATCTATGACCTTCAAACACAAGATTTGATCGGGGTTGACTACAAGGAAAAGGAAGTCTTGATACCAATTCAGGATGGAATTATTCAAAAAGTTGACAAAGCAGAGAAGAAAGTTTTCTGTTTGCTTCCCGATGGCTTACTTGACATATATTTAGAGGACTAA
- a CDS encoding 30S ribosomal protein S16, with product MAVKIRLARRGRKRMAIYDVVVADARAPRDGRFIEKLGTYNPNTDPASININNERALKWLLNGAQPSDTVKAMLSYRGVLLQKHLQIGVLKGAISQEDADSKFEAWKATKEQAITGKVDILTQAKADARQKALDAETAKNQARLDAIKAREDEAKAAAAAEAAAAEAPAATEDVAPESPEASAEGEETQA from the coding sequence ATGGCAGTTAAAATCAGATTAGCGCGTAGAGGTAGAAAAAGAATGGCCATCTATGACGTAGTAGTAGCTGATGCTAGAGCTCCACGAGATGGACGCTTTATCGAGAAATTGGGTACGTATAACCCAAACACTGACCCTGCATCTATCAACATCAACAATGAGCGAGCTCTAAAATGGTTGTTGAACGGTGCACAGCCTTCAGACACAGTAAAAGCAATGCTTTCTTATAGAGGAGTATTGTTACAAAAACACCTTCAAATTGGTGTTTTGAAAGGTGCAATTTCACAAGAAGATGCAGATAGCAAATTCGAAGCTTGGAAAGCTACAAAAGAGCAGGCAATCACTGGTAAGGTGGATATATTGACACAAGCGAAAGCTGATGCTCGTCAAAAAGCGCTTGATGCTGAAACAGCCAAAAATCAGGCTAGACTTGATGCAATCAAGGCAAGAGAAGATGAAGCGAAAGCTGCTGCTGCCGCTGAGGCTGCTGCTGCTGAAGCACCTGCTGCTACAGAAGATGTAGCACCTGAATCTCCTGAAGCTTCTGCTGAAGGTGAAGAAACTCAAGCTTAA
- the rplS gene encoding 50S ribosomal protein L19 gives MSELIKFVEAEYKELRASFPSFKAGDTINVHVKIKEGNKERVQQFQGTVIQRKNVNTNGETFTVRKISNGIGVERIFPILSPSIEKIELLREGRVRRARLFYLRGRQGKAAKIRKKIRTS, from the coding sequence ATGAGCGAACTAATTAAATTTGTAGAAGCGGAATATAAAGAGCTGAGAGCTTCTTTCCCTTCTTTCAAGGCAGGTGATACCATCAATGTTCACGTAAAGATCAAAGAAGGTAACAAAGAGCGTGTTCAGCAGTTTCAAGGTACTGTAATCCAAAGAAAAAATGTAAATACTAACGGTGAAACTTTCACTGTAAGAAAAATTTCTAATGGAATCGGAGTAGAAAGAATCTTCCCAATCCTTTCTCCATCAATCGAGAAAATCGAATTGTTAAGAGAAGGTAGAGTGAGAAGAGCTAGATTGTTCTACTTGAGAGGACGTCAAGGTAAAGCTGCCAAAATCAGAAAGAAAATCAGAACAAGTTAA
- a CDS encoding NifU family protein yields the protein MLQTQKRPTTIYMEANPNPNSLKFVVNFMLADEGVSFDYPNQESTENSPLAHELFNFAAVDRVFIASNFVTVTKKEEVEWLELQDIVRNHIKTYLESGKAPVNADFDKDPLFDENDSEVVKKIKGILDEYIRPAVEQDGGAIVFHSFQDGIVKVLLQGSCSGCPSSTVTLKAGIQNLLTRMLPEVKEVQAQGV from the coding sequence ATGTTACAAACGCAGAAGAGACCGACTACCATCTATATGGAAGCCAATCCAAATCCAAATTCATTGAAATTTGTCGTGAATTTTATGTTGGCAGATGAAGGTGTGAGTTTTGATTACCCAAATCAGGAAAGTACCGAAAACTCTCCTTTGGCACATGAATTATTCAATTTTGCTGCTGTTGACCGTGTCTTCATTGCCTCCAATTTTGTGACGGTGACGAAGAAAGAAGAGGTAGAATGGCTTGAGCTTCAGGATATCGTAAGAAATCACATTAAAACTTATTTGGAGTCAGGCAAAGCTCCTGTAAATGCTGACTTTGACAAAGACCCACTTTTTGATGAAAATGATTCTGAAGTAGTGAAGAAAATCAAAGGGATATTAGATGAGTATATCAGACCTGCGGTAGAACAAGATGGCGGTGCTATTGTGTTCCATAGTTTTCAAGATGGAATCGTCAAAGTATTGCTGCAAGGCAGTTGCTCAGGATGTCCATCAAGTACAGTAACTTTGAAAGCTGGCATTCAGAATCTATTGACACGTATGCTTCCAGAAGTGAAGGAAGTACAAGCGCAAGGCGTTTAA
- the metK gene encoding methionine adenosyltransferase, with protein sequence MPYLFTSESVSEGHPDKISDQISDALIDNFLAFDPRSKVACETLVTTGQVILAGEVKSDTYLDVQKIARDVINRIGYTKSEYMFDGSSCGVLSAIHEQSPDINQGVDRQSPEEQGAGDQGMMFGYATKETENFMPLALDLSHRILKELSNLRRENDVIKYLRPDSKSQVTIEYSDDNQPQRIDAIVISTQHDDFADEPTMLAKIKEDLIKILIPRVKAQLKPEIQALFTDQITYHINPTGKFVIGGPHGDTGLTGRKIIVDTYGGKGAHGGGAFSGKDPSKVDRSAAYATRHIAKNMVAAEVADEILVQVSYAIGVAKPMGIYVNTYGTAKVGLSDGAIAKKVEELFDMRPYAIEQRLKLRNPIYEETAAYGHMGRTNEVVNKTFYTPDGKSINLDVELFTWEKLDYVEKIKKAFGL encoded by the coding sequence ATGCCATATTTATTTACCTCAGAATCAGTATCTGAGGGACACCCTGACAAGATTTCGGATCAAATTTCTGACGCCTTGATTGATAATTTTTTAGCTTTTGATCCAAGGTCAAAGGTTGCTTGCGAAACTTTGGTTACCACTGGACAAGTAATCCTTGCCGGAGAAGTGAAGTCAGATACCTACTTAGATGTTCAAAAAATCGCTAGAGATGTGATCAATAGGATTGGTTACACTAAAAGTGAATACATGTTTGACGGGAGTTCTTGTGGTGTTTTGTCTGCTATTCACGAACAGTCTCCTGACATCAATCAAGGTGTAGATCGTCAAAGTCCAGAAGAACAAGGTGCTGGTGATCAGGGAATGATGTTTGGTTATGCAACTAAAGAAACTGAAAACTTCATGCCTTTGGCACTTGATCTTTCCCATAGAATTTTGAAGGAATTGTCAAATCTGAGAAGAGAAAATGATGTGATCAAATACTTGAGACCTGATTCCAAGTCGCAAGTAACAATCGAGTATTCTGATGACAATCAGCCGCAGAGAATTGACGCCATCGTTATTTCTACGCAGCATGACGATTTCGCCGATGAACCAACCATGCTTGCGAAGATCAAAGAGGATTTGATTAAGATTTTGATTCCAAGAGTGAAGGCACAGTTGAAACCAGAAATTCAAGCGCTTTTCACAGATCAAATCACTTACCATATCAACCCAACCGGGAAATTTGTAATCGGTGGACCGCATGGAGATACAGGTTTGACAGGTAGAAAAATCATCGTAGATACTTACGGAGGAAAAGGAGCACACGGAGGTGGTGCATTCTCTGGAAAAGATCCTTCTAAAGTAGATAGGTCTGCAGCGTATGCGACTAGGCATATCGCAAAAAATATGGTAGCTGCTGAAGTCGCTGATGAAATTCTTGTTCAAGTTTCTTATGCAATTGGCGTTGCAAAACCAATGGGGATCTATGTCAATACTTATGGTACTGCAAAAGTTGGTTTATCCGATGGAGCTATAGCCAAAAAAGTTGAAGAGTTATTTGACATGAGGCCTTATGCCATTGAGCAAAGATTGAAATTAAGAAACCCAATCTATGAAGAGACAGCAGCCTATGGTCATATGGGTAGAACCAATGAAGTGGTGAACAAAACCTTTTACACTCCTGACGGGAAATCTATCAATTTGGATGTTGAACTTTTCACTTGGGAAAAATTAGATTATGTAGAAAAAATCAAGAAAGCTTTTGGGCTTTAA
- the gltX gene encoding glutamate--tRNA ligase translates to MNREVRVRFAPSPTGALHIGGVRTALYNYLFAKKMGGKFLLRIEDTDQTRFVPGAEEYIQKSLEWLGISPEESPWNPGDCGPYRQSERKPMYMQYALDLVEKGHAYYAFDTSEELDAMRERLTAARVVSPQYNSITRTQMKNSLTLPEDEVKERLASGDPYVIRIKIPRKEEVRLNDMIRGWVMVHSNTLDDKVLMKSDGMPTYHLANIVDDHLMGITHVIRGEEWLPSAPLHVLLYKYFGWEDTMPQFAHLPLLLKPDGNGKLSKRDADKHGFPIFPMDWTDPNTGDKASGFMEEGYLPDAFLNFLAFLGWNPGDHREIFSLEELVEAFSIERIGKSGTKFDINKAKWFNEQYLRNKSDEELATFLIADVEKEGLTIDSKKAAQIAAIMKERATFPSDLWNEGKFMLIAPTSFDENIASKKWNSDVVIVLNAYKEKLVKDREEFTPERAKSLLEASAEENEIKFGKVMQAVRLAVTGVGAGPDLMAVFAIIGKEELAKRITFALETLQVQD, encoded by the coding sequence ATGAATAGAGAAGTACGCGTAAGATTTGCACCCTCTCCAACAGGAGCTTTACATATTGGCGGAGTAAGAACTGCCCTTTACAATTACCTTTTTGCCAAGAAAATGGGTGGTAAGTTTCTTTTGAGAATTGAAGATACCGACCAAACAAGGTTTGTTCCCGGAGCCGAAGAATATATTCAAAAATCTTTGGAATGGCTAGGAATTTCTCCAGAAGAGAGCCCTTGGAACCCTGGAGATTGTGGTCCTTACAGACAGTCCGAGAGAAAGCCAATGTACATGCAATATGCTTTGGACTTAGTGGAAAAGGGACATGCATATTATGCATTTGATACCTCGGAAGAGTTGGATGCGATGCGAGAAAGATTGACAGCTGCTAGGGTAGTATCTCCTCAATATAACTCAATCACCAGAACCCAAATGAAAAATTCCCTTACACTTCCAGAAGATGAAGTAAAGGAAAGATTGGCCTCTGGCGACCCTTATGTGATTCGTATCAAAATCCCTAGAAAAGAAGAGGTGAGATTGAACGACATGATCCGTGGATGGGTAATGGTTCATTCCAATACTTTAGATGATAAAGTGCTGATGAAGTCAGACGGAATGCCTACGTATCACTTGGCAAACATCGTAGATGATCATTTGATGGGAATCACTCATGTAATTCGAGGAGAAGAATGGTTGCCATCTGCACCACTTCATGTATTACTTTACAAATATTTTGGTTGGGAAGATACCATGCCTCAGTTTGCACATTTACCACTTTTGTTGAAGCCTGACGGGAACGGAAAGCTATCCAAAAGAGATGCTGACAAACATGGTTTTCCAATTTTCCCCATGGATTGGACAGACCCAAATACGGGAGACAAAGCGAGTGGATTTATGGAGGAAGGTTACCTTCCTGATGCATTCTTAAATTTTCTAGCATTCTTAGGTTGGAATCCTGGTGACCATAGAGAAATTTTCTCTTTGGAGGAATTGGTTGAAGCTTTTTCTATCGAAAGGATAGGAAAATCAGGAACAAAATTTGACATCAATAAGGCCAAATGGTTCAATGAACAATACCTCAGAAATAAGTCTGATGAAGAATTGGCAACTTTCCTTATCGCAGATGTTGAAAAAGAAGGATTGACTATCGATTCCAAAAAAGCTGCTCAAATAGCAGCAATCATGAAAGAAAGAGCGACCTTCCCTTCTGATCTTTGGAATGAAGGTAAATTTATGCTGATCGCTCCGACTAGTTTTGATGAAAACATTGCTTCCAAAAAATGGAATTCTGATGTCGTTATCGTATTGAATGCTTATAAAGAAAAGCTGGTAAAAGACAGAGAAGAGTTTACGCCGGAAAGAGCAAAATCCTTACTAGAAGCTTCTGCCGAAGAAAATGAAATTAAATTTGGTAAAGTGATGCAAGCAGTTCGATTAGCAGTGACTGGAGTAGGCGCTGGGCCAGATTTGATGGCGGTTTTTGCAATCATTGGTAAGGAAGAATTAGCTAAAAGAATAACTTTTGCGTTAGAAACGTTACAAGTTCAAGATTAA
- a CDS encoding IS1182 family transposase — MQKQNSNIVFKDYDHNQLMLLPHNLGDLLPSEHPVRVVSTVVDKINIQPIFSQYSNMGASSYHPRMLLKVLIYGYLENCYSSRKLEKAVRENIGFMWLSGMQRPDHNTINRFRGEKLREVIREIFSQVVLMLYDEGLLDIKDVYTDGTKIEANANRYTFVWGKAVKKSRERIAKQLQELWDYAAETAKEELGQPEEKFENPSPQKVLETVEKINTALQGKEVDPKVRQKLRYAEKNWPGKLAEYEQKEETLQERNSYSKTDEDATFMRMKEDHMKNGQLKPGYNLQLSTHGHFVVNYTLHQKPNDTTTLIPHMNAYRQMYGAYPETLTADAGYGSEENYAALEQNGTSAYVKYNYFHKELREENRKNREYRLLENLYYDSQKDRYICPMGQPMERNGTRTRTTATGYKQEYARYTASKCVGCPLAASCRPGKGNKTIEVNRALERYKSEAKQKLTSPEGIQKRKQRATDVEPVFGHLKQNKGMKRYVLRGLEKVEIETGLHAIAHNLSRKAAKAA; from the coding sequence GTGCAAAAACAAAACTCAAATATAGTCTTTAAAGACTATGATCACAACCAGTTGATGCTCCTTCCCCACAATTTGGGTGACCTTCTTCCATCAGAGCATCCCGTCCGTGTAGTCAGCACGGTCGTAGACAAGATAAACATCCAGCCGATCTTTTCGCAGTACAGCAATATGGGAGCGAGCAGTTACCATCCCCGTATGCTGTTGAAGGTACTAATATACGGTTATCTGGAAAACTGCTATTCCTCCCGTAAGCTTGAGAAAGCTGTCCGTGAAAATATCGGTTTCATGTGGCTCTCGGGCATGCAGCGACCCGACCATAATACCATCAACCGTTTCCGGGGGGAAAAGCTCCGTGAAGTGATCCGGGAGATTTTTTCACAGGTAGTGCTCATGCTTTACGACGAAGGGCTTCTGGACATAAAAGACGTTTATACAGACGGGACTAAAATAGAGGCCAACGCCAACAGGTACACCTTTGTCTGGGGAAAGGCTGTCAAGAAGAGCAGGGAGAGGATTGCAAAGCAGCTTCAGGAGCTCTGGGATTACGCTGCCGAAACGGCAAAGGAAGAACTCGGACAGCCCGAAGAGAAGTTTGAGAATCCCAGTCCCCAAAAAGTACTTGAAACCGTAGAGAAGATCAACACGGCACTACAGGGCAAAGAAGTTGATCCCAAAGTGAGACAGAAGCTCAGGTATGCAGAGAAAAACTGGCCAGGAAAGCTTGCCGAATATGAACAGAAGGAGGAGACCTTACAGGAACGCAACAGCTATTCAAAAACTGATGAAGATGCCACTTTTATGCGGATGAAGGAAGATCACATGAAAAACGGGCAGCTTAAACCCGGCTATAACCTTCAGCTCAGTACCCACGGACACTTTGTGGTCAACTATACCCTGCACCAAAAACCCAACGATACCACCACACTTATCCCACATATGAATGCCTATCGGCAGATGTACGGAGCTTACCCCGAAACACTGACTGCCGATGCGGGGTACGGAAGCGAGGAAAACTATGCCGCCCTCGAGCAGAACGGTACATCAGCTTATGTAAAGTATAATTACTTCCATAAGGAACTCAGAGAAGAAAACAGGAAAAACAGGGAATACAGACTACTTGAAAACCTGTATTACGACAGCCAAAAGGACAGGTATATCTGCCCGATGGGACAGCCAATGGAAAGGAACGGTACCAGAACCAGGACAACAGCGACAGGATACAAACAAGAATACGCAAGATATACGGCATCAAAATGTGTGGGATGTCCTTTGGCTGCTTCCTGCAGGCCGGGAAAGGGAAACAAAACCATTGAAGTCAACAGGGCATTGGAACGGTATAAATCAGAAGCAAAACAAAAGCTGACCTCTCCCGAGGGAATCCAAAAAAGAAAGCAGCGGGCCACAGACGTCGAACCTGTATTCGGACACCTTAAGCAAAACAAGGGGATGAAGAGGTATGTGCTCAGGGGACTGGAAAAGGTGGAAATTGAAACAGGTCTTCATGCAATCGCTCACAACCTTTCCAGAAAGGCAGCAAAAGCAGCATAA
- a CDS encoding mechanosensitive ion channel family protein has translation MELDLETIQTIKEKAVEFLFDFGPNILGALIVFFIGKYIISLLLKAVDKIFVKYEIDASLATFLKSFSKAILYVLLFITIATQIGIELTSFIAILGAAGLAVGLALQGSLANFAGGVLILIFKPFKVGDTLEAQGTLGSVESIDILYTKIRNFDNKLVTIPNGALANNLTTNHSEKPTRRVDISVGVAYGTDLKKTRQVILSTLKRDERIHADPEPVVKFTNFGDSSLDLTVRCWTDTGDLWPVYWDNMEALKEAFEANDIEIPFPQRDVNHFYPEGKKE, from the coding sequence ATGGAATTAGATTTAGAAACAATACAAACAATTAAAGAGAAAGCTGTAGAATTTTTGTTTGATTTTGGGCCAAATATTCTAGGAGCATTAATTGTATTTTTTATTGGTAAATACATCATCAGCCTCTTGCTTAAGGCTGTGGACAAAATCTTCGTCAAATATGAAATTGATGCATCTTTAGCTACATTTTTGAAGAGCTTTTCCAAAGCAATCTTATATGTGCTCTTATTTATTACAATTGCTACGCAAATAGGCATAGAGCTTACCTCATTTATTGCAATTCTTGGTGCAGCAGGTTTGGCTGTGGGTTTGGCTTTGCAGGGTTCTTTGGCAAATTTTGCGGGTGGAGTTTTGATTTTGATTTTCAAACCATTCAAAGTTGGAGATACTTTAGAGGCACAAGGGACTTTGGGCTCGGTTGAGAGCATTGATATACTCTACACCAAAATCAGAAATTTCGACAACAAATTAGTTACCATTCCAAATGGAGCTTTGGCTAACAATTTAACCACCAATCACTCCGAAAAACCAACTCGAAGAGTGGATATTTCTGTAGGCGTTGCGTATGGGACAGACTTGAAAAAAACAAGACAAGTGATTTTGAGTACTTTGAAAAGAGATGAAAGGATTCATGCTGACCCCGAGCCTGTTGTGAAATTCACAAATTTTGGAGATAGTTCTTTGGATCTAACAGTTAGATGCTGGACTGATACGGGAGACCTTTGGCCCGTGTATTGGGATAATATGGAAGCGCTCAAAGAAGCTTTCGAAGCAAATGACATTGAAATTCCATTCCCTCAGAGAGATGTGAATCATTTCTACCCTGAAGGAAAAAAAGAATAG
- a CDS encoding NAD(P)/FAD-dependent oxidoreductase yields MSSFEIIIIGGGLAGLTAANLLAKQYKKVLLIEKKTYPFQRVCGEYISNEVTAFLKKENLYPNTIEMSDINTFQLSSVNGKSVTMPLDLGGFGVSRYVLDDFLFKKAKSNGAEFMLQTQVEDLVFDKKEDLFKIKLDYGAELSAVHIIGAFGKRSKMDKSLDRDFIKQRSPYIGVKYHIKTDFDPNTVALHNFEGGYCGFNKIEGDKYNLCYLGSRDQLRDSGSIEQMERTYLWKNPILEKIWKESDFLFEKPEVINEVNFSPKKPVENHVLMAGDAAGLITPLCGNGMAIAIHSGMLAAESILKFSKREDIEKNYELAWNTNFQNRLWIGRNVQRLFGAKGISEFAVALIKNSNFIAHHFTDEELLRLFGSFLKKAKLGIIINDLHRHQLAYFSIKALTRLFSKSPMVQNDGPLSVLRGFSKKDLTSILNRSGIENAQIKWFWAFRWQVIVMIS; encoded by the coding sequence ATGTCTTCTTTTGAAATAATAATTATTGGTGGAGGGTTGGCTGGTTTGACTGCGGCTAATTTATTAGCAAAGCAATATAAAAAGGTCTTGTTGATCGAAAAAAAGACTTACCCTTTTCAGCGTGTTTGTGGAGAGTATATTTCTAATGAAGTGACGGCTTTTCTGAAGAAGGAAAATCTTTATCCAAATACGATTGAAATGTCCGATATCAATACTTTTCAATTGAGCTCTGTCAATGGGAAAAGCGTGACCATGCCACTTGACCTAGGGGGATTTGGAGTAAGCAGGTATGTGTTAGATGATTTTCTTTTTAAAAAAGCAAAATCTAATGGAGCAGAATTTATGCTTCAAACTCAGGTAGAAGACCTTGTTTTTGACAAAAAAGAAGATCTTTTCAAAATAAAGCTTGACTATGGTGCGGAACTATCGGCAGTCCACATAATTGGTGCTTTTGGAAAACGATCGAAAATGGATAAATCACTAGATCGAGATTTTATAAAACAAAGGAGCCCTTACATTGGAGTAAAATATCACATCAAGACAGATTTTGACCCAAATACAGTCGCATTACATAATTTTGAAGGAGGCTATTGCGGTTTTAACAAGATTGAGGGAGATAAATATAATCTCTGCTACTTAGGTTCGAGAGATCAATTGAGGGATTCGGGAAGTATCGAACAAATGGAGCGAACGTATCTTTGGAAAAATCCAATCCTTGAAAAAATATGGAAAGAAAGTGATTTTTTATTTGAAAAGCCTGAAGTAATCAATGAAGTAAATTTTTCTCCCAAAAAACCTGTAGAGAACCATGTTTTGATGGCAGGAGATGCTGCTGGCTTGATTACGCCGCTTTGTGGAAACGGGATGGCTATAGCGATACATTCTGGAATGCTCGCCGCAGAATCCATCTTAAAGTTTTCTAAAAGAGAGGATATAGAAAAAAACTACGAACTAGCGTGGAATACTAATTTCCAAAATAGATTGTGGATTGGAAGAAATGTGCAGCGACTTTTTGGAGCCAAAGGCATATCGGAATTCGCTGTCGCTCTGATCAAAAACTCAAACTTCATCGCACATCACTTTACAGATGAGGAACTTTTAAGGCTTTTTGGTTCTTTCTTAAAGAAGGCAAAACTGGGAATCATTATCAATGACCTGCATAGACATCAACTGGCATATTTTAGTATCAAAGCCTTAACCCGTCTATTTTCAAAATCCCCGATGGTTCAAAATGACGGTCCACTCTCAGTATTAAGAGGGTTTTCAAAAAAGGACTTGACATCAATTTTAAATCGTTCAGGAATAGAAAACGCCCAAATCAAGTGGTTTTGGGCATTCAGATGGCAAGTAATCGTAATGATTTCTTAA
- the trmD gene encoding tRNA (guanosine(37)-N1)-methyltransferase TrmD, protein MRIDIITVVPGLLDGPFAHSILKRAEDKGLASVRVHNLRDYSNNKKKQVDDYAFGGGAGMVMMIEPIAHIIEALKSEREYDEVIYLTPDGETFNQNMANELSLKGNMIMLCGHYKGVDERVRQRFITKEISIGDFVLSGGELAAAVLTDAIIRLIPGVLNDETSALTDSFQDGLLAPPVYTRPAVYDGMEVPELLLSGHQAKIDEWRFEQSVRRTKERRPDLMEGKDF, encoded by the coding sequence ATGCGCATAGACATCATCACAGTAGTTCCCGGATTGTTAGATGGACCATTTGCCCATTCGATTCTCAAAAGAGCCGAAGACAAAGGTTTAGCTTCAGTCAGGGTACACAACCTGAGAGACTACAGCAACAATAAAAAAAAGCAAGTCGATGACTATGCTTTTGGAGGTGGTGCTGGAATGGTTATGATGATCGAACCTATAGCGCACATCATCGAAGCCCTTAAAAGTGAACGAGAATATGATGAAGTCATTTATTTGACTCCTGATGGAGAGACATTCAACCAAAACATGGCGAATGAACTTTCTCTAAAAGGTAATATGATCATGCTCTGTGGACATTATAAAGGTGTGGATGAAAGGGTAAGACAAAGATTTATTACTAAAGAAATTAGTATTGGAGATTTTGTCCTTTCAGGAGGAGAGTTGGCAGCAGCAGTATTGACTGACGCCATCATTCGTTTGATCCCGGGAGTACTCAATGATGAAACTTCAGCATTGACAGACTCATTTCAAGATGGACTATTAGCCCCTCCAGTGTACACCAGACCAGCAGTTTATGATGGAATGGAAGTGCCCGAGCTACTATTGTCAGGTCATCAAGCAAAAATCGACGAATGGAGGTTTGAGCAATCGGTTCGCCGTACTAAAGAAAGAAGACCCGACCTAATGGAAGGAAAAGATTTCTAA
- a CDS encoding porin family protein, protein MHKTFTLFLLLFLGTLSENLLAQTSIGFRGGYSSSNYSYRFRPGSPVTRTGGITAPTYSLVIEQFLAKNAGAQIEIQYLQLGYTQRDTLDQTNQTTFEFIKVPFMSNFYFGNKGRFHIKIGTHFGYMLNAADPIREYETPGVLPTYGGIEDRPRKFLYGLSAGAGLSKLFGKSTLAGEVRFSYDFNRPETQNRVFDMTSTNLEFTLSYLFQIIKPKWQKKP, encoded by the coding sequence ATGCATAAAACTTTCACCCTTTTTTTACTTCTATTTTTGGGGACCCTGAGTGAGAATCTTCTCGCACAGACAAGTATAGGCTTCCGTGGAGGCTATTCTTCTTCAAATTATAGTTACAGATTCAGGCCCGGATCTCCTGTGACACGTACTGGTGGTATAACTGCCCCGACGTATAGTTTGGTCATTGAACAGTTTTTAGCCAAAAATGCAGGTGCACAGATCGAAATTCAGTATTTGCAATTAGGATACACACAGAGGGATACACTCGATCAAACGAATCAGACTACATTCGAATTTATTAAAGTGCCTTTTATGTCCAATTTCTATTTTGGCAACAAGGGCAGGTTTCATATCAAGATAGGAACGCACTTTGGTTACATGCTCAATGCCGCAGACCCTATCCGTGAGTACGAAACTCCAGGAGTTTTGCCGACCTATGGTGGGATAGAAGATCGTCCACGAAAATTTCTCTACGGTCTTTCTGCGGGGGCAGGATTGTCCAAGCTTTTTGGAAAAAGCACTCTAGCAGGCGAAGTCCGTTTTTCTTACGATTTCAATAGACCCGAAACACAAAACCGGGTTTTTGATATGACTTCAACTAATTTAGAATTTACACTGAGTTATCTTTTTCAGATTATCAAACCTAAATGGCAAAAAAAGCCATAA